The Rutidosis leptorrhynchoides isolate AG116_Rl617_1_P2 unplaced genomic scaffold, CSIRO_AGI_Rlap_v1 contig66, whole genome shotgun sequence genomic interval GGGAAATGGTCGAGAGTCGAGCATTTTTGTCTCTTACAGAATATCAGTGACATATTTCTATTGGGAGAGAAATAAACCATGTGAATTATGAGTTACTTCAATGCCAAGAAAGTATGAGAGTTCACCCAAATGTTTTATCGAGAATTTATTGGCCAGAGCACGAATATAGAATCCAAATATAACGGAATCGCTGCCTATGATTATAATGTCATTGACATAAACAATTAGAATGGTAATGGAAGTACCGGAGGAATGGATGAACAAAGAGGTATCCGAGTAAGAGTTGCAGAAGTCAATATCGAGGAGAAATTTCCCAAGGCATATGCCGTAAATCGCTTTCCGCAAGTGTGGAGCATGGTCCCATGCTCGTGGTGCTTGCTTTTGGCGGTAAATCGCTTTTCTCAGTTGACAAACATAGTGAGGCCGATTGGGATCCTTGAAACCATAGGTTGGGCCATAAACACATTTTCCAAAAAGGTCCTTGCAAGAAGGCATTATTGACATCAACTTTCCGGAGAGACCCCCCTTTTGAAATTATAAGGCTAAGAATGAAACATATGATAGTAGGCTTGACTACCGTACTGAATGTTTTGGAGAATTCAATACCAGGTTGTTGATGAAATCCCTTAGCAACAAGTCGTGCTTTATAGCGATTAATAGAACCATCAGAGTTTCGTTTGATGCAAAAAATCCACTTACAACCGACTAAGTTCTGAGTGTCAGAGGGTGGAATAAGAGTACATGTGCGACTATGCACAAGTGCATCAAATTCATTTGACAACGGTAACCGCCATTTAGGATCTTTTAGGGCCCGAGTAACCGTAGTAGGTTCAATCTGCGTGGCTTTTGAAACCTGAGTTGTAAGACTAAGTTTTTGCATAGGTTTTCGAATATTAATTTTATCACGAGTAATCATACTATGTGAAATAGGAAGTTGTTCTGAAACCTGACTTAATCATACCAAGGACAGTAGAGACACCCAAAAACTCGATGTTTCAAGTCATTTTGGAGTAATACGAAAAAGGCACAAGTATGGGCTTTTCATATTGAGGGTCGATGTAAGAATCTTGATGAGGTAAACAACAGTAGCAAAGGCATGGGACTAGTATTGTTTTGGCATGGGAGAGCAACGCGTGACCTGTTTAAACAATGTGGAGGTGTTTATGTTCGGATAATCCATTGTGTTCATGTGTGTGAGGCGGAGTGGTCCGAAATTATATGCCATTGATAGACAAAATTCGGTCAGTGCACTGTACTCTCCACCGTTGTCCAAGTAGAGATTCTTAATATGAAGCTCAAAGAAATTTTCAACTATTGCCTTAAATCGAATAAATACTTCTTTAACATCCGATTTCCTTTTCAGATTGTAAAGCCATGTGTATTTGGTAAAATGATCAATGAACAACACATAATACTTAAAACCATCATGAGAATATATAGGCGACATCCTTACATCGGAATAATAACTTCCAAAGGTTTAGTAGATCGAAAAGTTGATACAGAAAATGGCAATTTGTGACTTTTGTTTATAGCAAATGTACTACAATGAAAACTAGAATGAGAAGTTTTTGAAGGTGACTGAACTTTCTTCTAGGTAAGAATTGCTTGCAGGATAGGGTCCATCGGATAATCAATGTTAGAAAGCGCATCGAATTAGCTACAGATGATATGTATATATGTTGTGATCGATTGCGTTACCTTtttgatgttttcgagaaattgtTTTATTTGTAGAATCTTACCACAAGATGCATTGGCAATGGCATATGTATTGAAGAGTGTATCCCACACTTCCTTAGTTGTTTTGCAGCGGGCAATAAAAAGATATTAAATTGGGTGATAGAGACCGTAAATATATCAAGACATTAGTTGACTTGATAATTAAATTGTAACATTTTGACCTTAGGATGTTCTAAACTACAAGTTTCTTGATTCCTTTGAAGTGAAAACTCCGACAACCTATTTCTTGGATAGTTTTTTTTGTCTTTTTAAGGAGAAATAAAGTTTTAGTCACTATCTATCCATTTTTCGACACTTAGAGAGCTCTCAACTCTTCAGGTACTTAAACTCAAGATTACCTTCATTTTACAAGGAAAAACTTTCGGCCAAAGCCTGAGTTTTCTTCTTTTGTTGCGTTGGTTTTGTTGGCCTATCTTGTGTTCTCCCTCACTCGATAcatcaggtggtatcagagctggaacATACTCTCTTAGGTTGCTTTCACatttaaagaaagaaaaaaatgtcCCTCAGCAATGATCAACATTCGGCTCCCATTGATCATGATCATCTTTTGTCCATCTCTTTGAATGAGACTCTACAACGTTGTAAGAAGATCGTAACTCAATCTATCCATGGGGGAAAGTCTTTAGAAAATAGAAGGAAAGGTTGAAAGAGCATAAAGAGAAGTATTTCCAAACGAAGATTGTCTAAGACTTTAGTACGGATTATTATCTCTACTTCAAAAAGAGGTTTGCTAAGATTATTTTAAAGATCGAAAAGTAAATCCTTTTCGACTAAGTCACCTAACGTGACAACTCAACGAGATACAATTCAAACCTAATCGTACAATCACTTATATATTATCTCTATTTTATCGAAGTGAttaattagatgtacaaaaaattTACTAAAGAATAATCTAAACACAGATATGATAATCCTTTTCTTAAGCTAGATACTAAACAACAACGGATAATAGACCAATACTAACTAATCGGATTACAATTAACAACTCAAATATAATTTGAAGAACAATAACTATAAAACAATAGTACGATCTGAACCAACACAATTTATAACTAATGATCTAGCGATAATTCTAAGTACAATAAAGAGTGAAAGGTAAACAAGTTCTTGGTCAATAGCAATTGGACTAGTACTAACAATCAGTTTATAACCTATAGAAAAACTAAGTGTAGTAAACAGTAAAGAGATAGTTCAGTAGGAACTGAACTATAACTTACAAAGCTTTGCTTGCATATTATTGATGCACCTTAGTCCGGTAAACTGATGACGCCTAAGTCTCTCTTTTGGAAGACAGTGGAAACCTAGACTTAGCATGATACAATGATAAACTAGTTCAGTTAGGCTGATACTGAACTAGTATTGTCTGGACTGTCTTAGATAGTCACTATTGAATCAGTGTCTTCTCTGCTTGTATTATTTAACTGAGTTGATATTGAACCACAGTCTTCAAATCGGACCTAGTTAAATTGATAGTGAATCCGATATGTCAACAACAGTTATGCAATATGGGAATCTATATATCATGTGACCTAAAGATCTTGTGTGCAATATGTGCGATGAATTGTTAACAATAAATGCCCTTTTAGGATAAATATGTTTCTGCTTAGGACTTTGATACTAGATCAGTTGTCACTATTTGGAGTTAAACTGAATTTATGTGGCTGACGTACAAATGATAAGTCTATCTAGACTGGTGGTGAGGTTTAGAGACTTCCTAAGAAACCAAAGGAAAGATATTGCGATGTTTGTGTAGATTTGATTTGAACGATAAAAATAGCACCTCAACGAGTAACTACTCGAACAGTAATTACAGGTGGCGGATACGCAAATAATCCTGAGTTGAATATTTATTCAATCAGTATTGCAAACATGTGATTTGATGGATATAACAGTTCTCACTTAGAATAGATCGAACTATTGGATCATATGAATGTTGTAATAGTTTGGCATAAAATAGATTAAACAACTTAAAAGATAGCAAGAGATAAACATGAGAGATTTCAATGCAAACACTTTGCTCGTTTATTTATTACGCGGTTTGGTGTGTTAACAAACACCTAGTCTGAGGGCAAAAGGCCAAGTAGAAGTTTCTTACAATAATGGGAGATAAACTCCTGAATCACCTAGGAGCTTTGTGCACAACCCCCACGGCTCAACTACTAACTCACGAGATCTCCTAAGTAATGTTAGACCTAGGGTACCCAACCTATTCTAGGATCCTTACTGTGACAACTCAACGAGATACAACTTAAACCTAATCCAACAATCACTTATATATTATCTCTATTTTATCGAAGTGATTAATTAAATGTACAAAAGATCTACTTAAGAATAATTTAAAACAATTAAGACAATCTTATTCTTAAGCTAGATACTAATTGGCAATGGATAATTAACTAGTACTAACTTAAAATAGATTACAATTAACAACTTGAATATAACTCTaataacaataattgtaaaaaAATAGCACGGTATGAACTAACACAATTTATAACTTCCAATCTAGAGATAACTCAAAGTACAATAAGTTGTAAAAGATAAAAAAATACTTGGTCAGTAGCAACTGGACCAGTATGAACAATCAAACTTACAGATAAACTAAGTGAAGTAAATAATAAAGAGATAGTTTAGTGGGAACTAAACCATAACTTACAAACCTTTGTCTATGTTCTGTTGATGCACCTTAGTTTGGTAAACTGATAACGCCTAATACCTCCTTTAGATGATTGTGAAAATCGTGACTTAGCGTGATGCGATGATGGACTAGTTTAGTTAAGCTGATACTGAACTAGTGTCGTATGAATTGATTTGGTTTAGTAGTTACTCAACCAGTATCTTCTCTTCTGGTCTGATTCAATTGAGTTGAGATTGAACCAGAGTCTTCAGATTTGACTCAGTTTAGTTGATATTGAATCAGCTACGTcagtaataattatgtaatatagaAACCTATAGATCTGGCGATCAAAAGATCTTGCGAGTACTTGGTGCGATGAAGTGTTATCAAATGAATGTCTCGATAGGATAAGTGCATTTGTGCTCTGAGACTTTATAAATGAATCAGTTATAACTATTGGAGTTAAACTCATTTGACACTGACGTATAGATGATAAGTCTCTCTAGACTGGTGGTGAGGTTTAGAGACTTACTAACAAACCAAATGATAAACTTGTGCTATTTGTGTAGATTTCATTTGTACGATAAAAGTAAAAACTCAATGAGTAGCTAGTCCAATAGTCGTTACAAGTGACGGATACGTAAACAATCCTGAGTTGAATATTGATTCAATCAATATTTACGTGATTTGATGGATTGAACAAACTGGTATATGTATATTCTTCTTAATTAAAACTGGTATATGTATATTgacatatatatattcttataaatAATAGGAATAAAAAAATTAAGTTGTTTTAATGGCAATTTTCATTGTCGAATTAAAATTTGAAATGTGGCGATCTAGCTATTTtcagttatatttattttaaaatactTATAAATAAACTTTTAGACTTTAAGTTGAATTGTAATTTCAAGCAATAAAATAATATCTTAAATTAAATGTACTACACATATATTAGTTTTTATTTGTCACaacttatataaatattattatgaattttCTAATACCTAATCGGATATTCTTATGCATAATAAATCCGTCCAATGGACAAAACCAATGACTAATtctataaatacatataattagcAATTGTGAAAATAGTCTTTTGATtaataaagatatataaattcaataAGAAAACTTTGCAAAATTAgttgattaaggaaatcatgataaattatttttattaaagtgatATCAAGGATTGACATCATCATCAACGGGTGCCAACAATTCTAGAACATGTCACGCGGATCGCATTTACAAGGATCACCATTTCAATCTAAGGATGAGTACTCTTCAAGGAAGAATCTCATCAAAATATTTATTATTGATATTTCTAGACATCTCAATCCACGAGAAAGTGTTGAGCAAGGAAAATAGACGACCAGAATATAGAATTGTTTGTGTGAGCCTCAAACATTTTTCACCTATAAATAGAGACCCTTCTCCTCACTTATTAATTAAACAAAGGAGTTAGAATGAGAACTCCATAATAACAACTCTCTCGACATCTATCTCTTTGTAGCCGAACCAATCTAACTATTACTCGATCAATATCTCTAATAGTTGATCATAGTAATAAACTCTTGCGATCTCATTAAGTTGTGAGAGAAGATAGTGTATAATTGAAGAGGTGTTCAATTGGAGAGATTAATTCGAGAAGATTTTTAGAAAGTAATTTATAAGAATGAGGGGGAATGTTGTACAATGAGGGAATTAGATTTCTAGGAGTCGAGAACTCATGCTTGGAGCTTGGATAGTGTGTTGTATTTGCGCTATGAGTTCACCAATAGATTCGTGAACTTAAGAAGTGAATCAAGAATTCATTTGCAGAGAAATTGCTATAAGTTGTCTAAATGTGATTAGAAACTCTTAGATTGCAAAATCTCGCTAAATTAAACATATAATATAAGGGGTTAAGAACATATCGAAGAACATAAATCTCAAGACTTGTTTGTGTTGTTGTTACTTTTTGGACGTAATTGTAATAGCTCTGTGTACTACTATCGTCCATAGAATAGCGTCACTTTCTCCTACCCAAACTACTACTACACAGAAGGCCCAACTATTACTTAGTAACACTAAATTTAAATTGAAGCTTTATTGAATATGCGGAAATGAGTTTTAATAAAGTGTAAATAAAactttattattattgaaatttttGTCTTTACAAATATAGGTTATTCGTTGAGAACTACAAATCCTATAAATTTCAACGAACGACAAATAGCAAATTTTCTACTGAGAAATTGTTACTAGTTTGACTGTTTGTTCTCTTTGAAAGTTGCTTCTGTAAGAAGTGATTATAACATAGTTAAAATAAAACACAAGCTATACGTATCGTTTTTTTCTGTATATATATCGTCTAATACAGCGGATATCTGTGATGATAAACTGTTAAAATAAATAATGATGTAATTAAATTTGAGACTTGGTTTTGTAATTCTATCTAGCTAGTAAGTAGTAAGACCAATAAAGCTCTCTTACTTCTATATTTGATACCATAATATAATGTTATAAGTTTATTTTTCTTTATGTAATGTTATTAGTTTGACTTGCTGGTTTTTGGGCATATGTACATTATTATTCACTTCCTCAATTAATTTCATTGTTCGAacatcaaaataaaaataaaataaaatttcattGTTCGTGGATGGAATAAGACGTAAGTGCGTACATAAGAAATAAAAGAGAACCTATTGAAACTTGGAAAAAATTGAAAATAGAATTTGATCAAGAGTCGAACATATATTAAGAAGTGATCAGATAATAAAACAAAGCATTTAATATAAGTAACATCATAAAGGATCATGCATGCATAAATTAATCCTTCACTTTAAATTATATTAAGAAATCATCAAATAATAAGACAAAGCACTTATTATAAGTAATATCATAAAGGATTATGCATACACATAAATCCTTCACGTTTTATTTTATGCTTTGGCGAAATGTTTCTCGGCGTCTTTGTGGAATTCAAGAACCATATTAAGGTGACTAATAAGATCTTCATCTTTCAGTTTCTCATATTCGACTGTTAGCTTTGCAAACGTTCCAGTTCCCTTTGGGGTGAATTGAAAAATGCAAGTATAGCTCTTGAAGCGTTCATACATGTCTCCATCTATTCCGTTGTGGGTCACTTTCAATGTTTTCATCATCAAACTCAATCCTGTCGACGAAGAATCCAGCTTTTCCTTCTGTCAATTAAATTTCACAACCACAATATTAGTATGTAATAATATATCGCAGCTGACaagtaattataatttttatttgtaGCTCAGATCAATCTGGCAACATTTTGTTAGATACTTATTAATTATGTCTGGGAGTTTTAGTaagagttttattatatataatttttatatacagCTGACAAGTATTATATAATGGAGCAGATACTACTTGTATTAACTAACAATGCCTTCTTTTTATTCAACAAAATAGAAAAGAAAAGAGTTTTAGTAAGACTTTTTGTTACCACATGAATAGTTCCAAGTTACAATAGAGCCGTGACCGAAAGTGTTCCAATCACCAGCATTATGCTTAGCATCTTGTAGATTTGTAGGGGTGATGTTTGGCATCTCGTGAGGAGTTTTCTTCCACATGTTATAGAATTTCTCTGGAGGAGCTTGGAATTCTTCCTCTACCTCGAGCCTACGTAAACCCATAATTAATTATTCCTTTTGAGATAACACAACTGCTCTACTACTAGTTATATTTTGATTGATAAACAACCATGAACTATCTAGCTTATATAGCCACATTGTAGCTCGTACTACAAGCTacgtgtattactattattattttgaatattaACTAATTTAAATCTTTTGAGTAGTTGGCAGTTGGGGCTATAAATGAAATCATTATGAAATGAAGTCTGGTGGTACATGATAGGGAAACAAATAATTCTGAAATTTTATGGACAGAAATTTACATTGTGAATAATAACAGTGGGGACCTTAACTCTTAATACGGGACAAAATTATAGATGATGGCATTAAAGCTCTAGTGGAGGTACATTCAtatgatatttatatttttctaaaattaTTCAGTAACTAGGTCCTCTTGTGCGGGCATTTTTTATTATTCGATTGTACGTTAACATAAAAAACATGTATGAATATGAGTGGCTTTCTCTATCCCTATATTTCATTTCATGACAAACCttcaattagaattaaaataaatttaaaaataaatgaAGGGCAGGTCAACATGGAGAAGATCATTTGCTAATTACAACAATCCTTAGAAGTTGAAAAATAATGAATACTAAAAGCTAAATCATCTTAATCTTAACATTCTCAATATTTTAAAGAGCAATAGTCTCTCAGACTTCATGCCAATACGATAAGTGGCGCATCTTATGATTGACATATGGTAATAGTATTTATCAACGTCTTAATTATCCCATCATATTTTTTGAAATG includes:
- the LOC139884986 gene encoding MLP-like protein 34, with the translated sequence MGLRRLEVEEEFQAPPEKFYNMWKKTPHEMPNITPTNLQDAKHNAGDWNTFGHGSIKEKLDSSSTGLSLMMKTLKVTHNGIDGDMYERFKSYTCIFQFTPKGTGTFAKLTVEYEKLKDEDLISHLNMVLEFHKDAEKHFAKA